A single genomic interval of Musa acuminata AAA Group cultivar baxijiao chromosome BXJ3-4, Cavendish_Baxijiao_AAA, whole genome shotgun sequence harbors:
- the LOC135637329 gene encoding 14-3-3-like protein, producing the protein MSPVESSREGNVYMAKLAEQAERYEEMVEFMEKVVKTINGEELTVEERNLLSVAYKNVIGARRASWRIVSSIEQKEESRGNEDHVALIKEYRGKVEAELSKICDGILKLLDSHLVPSATATESKVFYLKMNGDYHRYLAEFKTGAERKEAAESTLSAYKSAQDIALAELASTHPIRLGLALNFSVFYYEILNSPDRACSLAKQAFDEAISELDTLGEESYKDSTLIMQLLRDNLTLWTSDITEDGADEIKEAPKKESGEDQ; encoded by the exons ATGTCTCCCGTGGAATCGTCGCGCGAGGGCAATGTGTACATGGCCAAGCTCGCGGAGCAGGCGGAACGGTACGAGGAGATGGTGGAGTTCATGGAGAAGGTGGTGAAGACGATCAACGGGGAGGAGCTCACGGTGGAGGAGCGCAACCTTCTCTCTGTGGCCTACAAGAACGTGATCGGAGCGCGCCGTGCGTCCTGGCGCATTGTCTCCTCCatcgaacagaaggaggagagccGCGGGAACGAGGATCACGTGGCGTTGATCAAGGAGTACCGCGGCAAGGTGGAGGCCGAGCTCAGCAAGATCTGTGATGGGATCCTGAAGCTGCTTGATTCCCATCTTGTCCCCTCCGCCACCGCTACAGAGTCCAAGGTCttttaccttaagatgaatggtgACTACCACAG GTACCTGGCAGAGTTCAAGACTGGAGCTGAGAGGAAAGAAGCAGCTGAGAGCACGCTTTCGGCTTACAAATCTGCTCAG GATATTGCTTTAGCTGAATTAGCTTCAACTCATCCGATAAGGCTGGGGTTGGCACTTAACTTCTCTGTGTTCTACTATGAAATTCTTAACTCACCAGATCGTGCTTGCAGCCTTGCGAAGCAG GCATTTGATGAGGCAATATCTGAGCTGGATACATTGGGTGAAGAATCATACAAAGACAGTACTTTGATTATGCAGCTTCTTCGAGACAACTTGACATTATGGACCTCTGATATTACG GAGGATGGAGCTGATGAGATCAAGGAAGCTCCAAAGAAGGAATCAGGAGAGGACCAGTGA
- the LOC135634730 gene encoding uncharacterized protein LOC135634730: MLLLRSASLPLPNSSWVAAAARELPVGVGELVVPPLPRARSLAHLITPCLSSCTSASFGASPSASSPSARRRLVLRAMSGADHSPSFRAPPLASRGLPSPLDIKEVIEAPHSSSPASSTTSELDESGVVSDACTGGGRTCSGGRGRRGSGGGGGGAENDGSGGLNPSDSNHGNDATDAYYLQMIEADPGNSLILGNYTKFLKEVRGDVAKAQEYCERAILANPSDAGVLALYADLVWETSHDAPRAETYFRRAVQAAPDDCYILASYARVLWDAEEEIETEGVTENSNQSPTLPPIAAAS; encoded by the exons ATGCTCCTCCTTCGCAGCGCTTCGTTGCCTCTGCCGAACTCGTCGTGGGTGGCGGCCGCAGCCCGTGAGTTACCTGTGGGGGTGGGGGAGCTGGTGGTTCCGCCGCTCCCGAGGGCCCGCTCGCTGGCCCACCTCATCACACCTTGCCTCTCCTCCTGCACCAGCGCCTCCTTCGGCGCCTCGCCCTCCGCTTCGTCTCCGTCCGCGAGGAGGCGGCTGGTGCTGCGAGCGATGTCCGGGGCAGACCATTCCCCCAGTTTCCGGGCGCCGCCCCTCGCCTCCCGCGGCTTGCCTTCCCCGCTGGATATAAAGGAGGTCATCGAGGCACCTCATTCGAGTTCCCCTGCTTCTTCTACCACCTCGGAGCTGGACGAAAGCGGCGTGGTTAGCGATGCTTGTACCGGTGGTGGTAGGACCTGCAGTGGTGGAAGAGGTAGACGAGgaagtggaggaggaggtggtggtgctgAAAATGATGGAAGCGGCGGACTCAACCCCTCGGATTCTAACCATGGGAACGATGCAACGGACGCGTACTACCTACAGATGATCGAAGCCGACCCCGGGAATTCTCTTATCCTCGGGAATTATACCAAGTTCTTGAAAGAG GTTCGAGGAGACGTGGCCAAAGCGCAGGAGTACTGCGAGCGGGCGATCCTGGCGAACCCGAGCGACGCCGGCGTGCTCGCACTCTACGCCGATCTGGTGTGGGAGACTAGCCATGACGCTCCTCGAGCTGAGACCTACTTCCGCCGAGCCGTCCAAGCTGCTCCCGACGACTG CTACATCTTGGCTTCTTATGCCAGAGTCCTGTGGGACGCCGAGGAGGAAATAGAGACGGAGGGAGTCACAGAGAACAGCAACCAGTCTCCTACACTGCCACCAATCGCAGCTGCTTCATAG
- the LOC135634729 gene encoding zinc finger protein CONSTANS-LIKE 16-like: protein MSYAEKQRSAGAVAARTARACDSCLRRRARWFCEADDAFLCQSCDASVHSANPLARRHRRVRLDTASCSSPSSSSSSPPTDDVSGDHSMPPWLHGFKRKPRTPRGKPGRALAAAKVETLVPDLETMSTEENRSNEEEQLLHCVPTLDPLLIESCSQHPVDDGSPSEDDVKPALQLADFAHVSAADGLAGFRPSDLDLAEFASDMEALLGRGLDDHSFCIDGLGLADATLEDDGVEHVKVEDGDAACGFGVEIALSKDTMDLDFDSRTATMAVQVKDHKPSQEAATKRRPILRLDYEAVIVAWSSNGCSPWTDGERPQFDPSDAWADFLVAEAGGGGEVQGMYQQAGHMAAVDGGREARVSRYREKRRTRLFSKKIRYEVRKLNAEKRPRMKGRFVKQAAAPALSCR, encoded by the exons ATGAGCTACGCCGAGAAGCAGCGCTCGGCCGGTGCCGTGGCAGCCAGGACGGCTCGCGCCTGCGACAGCTGCCTCCGTCGCCGCGCCAGGTGGTTCTGCGAGGCCGACGACGCCTTTCTCTGCCAGTCCTGCGATGCCTCAGTCCACTCCGCCAATCCTCTCgcccgccgccaccgccgcgtCCGTCTCGATACCGCTTCCTGCTCCTCgccatcctcctcctcttcttcgcccCCGACGGATGATGTGTCGGGTGATCATTCGATGCCCCCGTGGCTGCATGGCTTCAAGCGCAAGCCGCGAACTCCTCGCGGCAAGCCGGGGCGAGCCCTCGCGGCGGCCAAAGTGGAGACCCTCGTGCCCGACCTCGAGACGATGTCCACGGAGGAGAACCGATCCAACGAGGAGGAGCAACTCCTCCACTGCGTGCCCACCCTCGACCCTCTCCTTATCGAGTCCTGCTCCCAGCATCCAGTCGACGATGGCAGCCCTTCTGAGGACGACGTGAAGCCGGCCCTGCAGCTAGCGGACTTCGCTCACGTCTCCGCCGCCGATGGCCTCGCGGGTTTCCGTCCGTCGGACTTGGACCTTGCGGAGTTCGCGTCCGACATGGAGGCCTTGCTCGGTCGGGGGCTCGACGACCACTCGTTCTGCATCGACGGGCTGGGCCTAGCGGACGCAACGCTGGAGGATGACGGTGTGGAGCATGTGAAGGTGGAGGATGGCGACGCCGCCTGTGGTTTCGGAGTGGAGATCGCCTTATCGAAGGACACGATGGACCTCGACTTCGACAGCCGGACGGCAACGATGGCGGTCCAAGTCAAAGACCACAAACCATCACAGGAGGCAGCAACGAAGAGGAGGCCGATACTGAGGCTGGACTACGAGGCTGTCATCGTTGCCTGGTCGTCCAACGGATGTTCGCCATGGACCGACGGCGAGCGGCCACAGTTCGACCCGAGTGATGCATGGGCGGACTTCCTG GTGGCGGAGGCAGGAGGCGGAGGAGAGGTGCAAGGGATGTATCAACAGGCGGGTCACATGGCGGCGGTGGATGGAGGGAGGGAGGCAAGAGTGTCGAGGTACCGGGAGAAGCGGCGGACGAGGCTGTTCTCGAAGAAGATAAGGTACGAGGTGCGGAAGCTGAACGCAGAGAAGCGACCGAGGATGAAGGGCCGCTTCGTGAAGCAGGCAGCAGCTCCTGCCTTATCATGCCGatga
- the LOC135636596 gene encoding BTB/POZ domain-containing protein At5g60050-like, whose protein sequence is MQGYPERLDIITDGSAHRRENNPSWTSNILFKASFSRLFGRDAAVSSSPDYDRRRRRRRNTRTRDLARARMAAVAENLLKSGEVSAMIRQGFISSPGLSPTSSPPPASLSPASPSPPRPSFPSPKTSTLFEMMSQEGVPHRTYPPPRQPSGDQNRLRLQEKIAAILAREGPGDMELSVSSSDGFRVTVTAHRRVLAARSRFFAEKLAGVGGRPGRPVAVEICECDDAEAYVEAVGLMYSGDPRRSLAGEDVDKVLGLLKVSVDIQFDDGILACLDYLEAIPWSEAEEEKVVSTLGKLQIQQVCEPIRGILQRVSVEPSTSANTDSIYLGILDGVLQAKDKKARRDMKALIARLLREDLDQSNMHFNKLEISRETLYHLCHKCLDCLLRLLSEAANFGEGHGDRASLMGEVAREADNVQWLVDILINKRIADEFVALWADQSELSTWHSKIPCLYRFEISRITAQLCIAIGRGQILVTKDAKISLLRTWLEALYEDFSWMKRACRMFDKKLIEDGLSATILTLPMAEQQEILLRWFDCFLSKGDNCPNIQRAFEVWWRRAFFRQFTGDQDHLQPQIVVSDEQT, encoded by the exons ATGCAAGGATATCCTGAACG TCTTGATATTATAACAGACGGATCCGCTCACCGTCGTGAGAATAATCCTTCGTGGACCTCTAACATTCTCTTTAAGGCGTCGTTTTCGAGGCTGTTCGGACGAGACGCCGCTGTAAGCTCTTCTCCAGATTACGaccggcggaggcggaggcggaggaacACCCGGACCCGCGATCTCGCTCGTGCCCGCATGGCGGCTGTGGCGGAGAACCTGTTGAAGTCCGGCGAGGTCTCTGCCATGATACGCCAAGGCTTCATCTCCTCCCCCGGTCTCTCCCCCACTTCATCTCCTCCGCCGGCTTCCCTCAGCCCTGCTAGCCCTTCCCCTCCGCGCCCTTCGTTTCCGTCCCCCAAGACTTCCACGCTCTTCGAGATGATGTCACAGGAGGGCGTCCCCCACCGGACCTACCCCCCGCCGCGGCAGCCCTCCGGCGACCAGAATCGGCTCCGTCTGCAGGAGAAGATCGCGGCGATCCTCGCCAGGGAGGGCCCCGGCGACATGGAGCTCTCCGTCAGCTCCAGCGACGGGTTCCGTGTGACGGTGACGGCCCACCGCCGGGTACTGGCGGCGCGGAGCCGATTCTTCGCGGAGAAGCTGGCGGGGGTCGGCGGCCGGCCGGGGCGCCCGGTGGCGGTGGAGATCTGCGAGTGCGACGACGCGGAGGCGTACGTGGAGGCGGTGGGGCTCATGTACTCGGGCGATCCCAGGCGGAGTCTGGCCGGCGAGGACGTGGACAAGGTTCTTGGATTGCTCAAG GTTTCTGTGGATATACAATTTGATGATGGAATTTTGGCATGCCTCGACTACTTGGAAGCCATTCCTTGGTCTgaggctgaggaggagaaggtagTATCTACCCTTGGCAAGCTTCAGATTCAGCAGGTCTGTGAACCAATCAGAGGAATCCTGCAAAGAGTCTCAGTGGAGCCATCTACTTCTGCAAATACTGACTCCATATACCTAGGGATTCTTGATGGTGTTCTACAAGCCAAAGATAAGAAAGCTCGGCGAGACATGAAAGCCTTAATAGCTCGTTTGCTCAGAGAAGACCTAGATCAAAGCAATATGCACTTCAACAAGCTTGAGATCTCAAGGGAAACCCTCTACCACCTGTGCCATAAATGCCTTGATTGTCTTTTGCGGCTCTTGTCCGAGGCTGCAAATTTTGGTGAAGGTCACGGGGATCGAGCCTCCTTGATGGGTGAGGTTGCTCGAGAAGCTGACAATGTGCAGTGGCTTGTTGATATTCTGATAAACAAGAGGATTGCTGATGAATTTGTGGCTCTGTGGGCTGATCAGAGTGAGCTCTCTACCTGGCATTCCAAGATACCATGCTTGTATAGATTTGAGATCAGCAGGATCACTGCTCAGTTGTGCATTGCGATTGGGAGAGGGCAGATTCTGGTGACAAAGGACGCAAAAATTTCTCTTCTAAGGACATGGCTGGAAGCGCTTTACGAAGATTTTAGTTGGATGAAGAGAGCTTGCAGGATGTTCGACAAGAAGTTGATAGAGGATGGGCTCTCTGCAACCATCTTAACATTACCCATGGCAGAACAACAAGAAATCTTATTGAGATGGTTTGATTGTTTTCTGAGCAAAGGCGACAATTGCCCCAACATCCAGAGAGCCTTTGAGGTGTGGTGGAGGAGAGCCTTCTTTAGACAGTTCACAGGGGATCAAGATCACTTGCAGCCGCAGATTGTTGTTTCTGATGAACAAACGTGA
- the LOC103982314 gene encoding uncharacterized protein LOC103982314 produces the protein MAAAISRSGAALFISTINTRLHYNKMVSVSARCFSIVRSHGTFTGRHYSLLRSSRTARVYCSDSPQSTAAEAASATAEEGAPPGPPPDPLRESADSLDIRVGRILKAWRHPEADSLYVEEVDVGEPEPRTICSGLVNYIPLEHLQDIKVVVLANLKPRNMRGIKSNGMLMAASDESHENVELLIPPEGSIPGERIWFGSEDDKDKQPDAASPNQVQKKKIWESVQPHLKSTDDCVAVLGIHPMRTSGGMVTCKTLKNARIS, from the exons ATGGCGGCCGCCATCTCGAGGAGCGGCGCGGCGCTCTTCATCTCTACCATCAATACCCGCCTCCATTACAATAAGATGGTCTCCGTCTCTGCCCGTTGCTTCTCCATCGTCCGCTCCCACGGGACCTTCACCGGTCGCCACTACTCGCTCCTCCGCTCATCCCGAACGGCGAGAGTATACTGCTCCGACTCCCCTCAGTCGACGGCCGCCGAGGCCGCCAGTGCGACGGCGGAGGAAGGCGCTCCTCCTGGTCCCCCTCCGGACCCGCTTCGTGAGTCGGCCGACTCGCTGGACATCCGGGTCGGGCGCATCCTCAAGGCGTGGAGGCACCCCGAGGCCGATTCCCTGTATGTGGAGGAAGTAGACGTCGGCGAGCCGGAGCCGAGGACCATCTGTAGCGGTCTCGTCAACTACATTCCTTTGGAGCACCTCCAG GACATCAAAGTTGTCGTTCTTGCTAACCTGAAGCCCAGGAACATGCGAGGAATCAAGTCAAATGGAATGCTTATGGCTGCTTctgatgaatctcatgaaaatgttGAGCTTCTTATACCTCCCGAAGGTTCAATCCCTGGTGAAAGAATTTGGTTCGGCTCAGAGGATGACAAAGATAAGCAACCCGATGCTGCATCTCCTAATCAG gtccaaaagaaaaagatatgggAGTCTGTTCAACCTCATCTGAAATCCACAGATGATTGTGTGGCTGTTCTGGGCATCCACCCTATGAGGACATCTGGAGGCATGGTTACATGTAAAACTTTGAAGAATGCAAGGATATCCTGA